One Candidatus Saccharibacteria bacterium RAAC3_TM7_1 genomic region harbors:
- a CDS encoding Arginine deiminase (RAAC3_TM7_1_362) has product MNQPLHITSEIGTLKTVLLHRPGEELENLTPQYLTSLLFDDIPYLKQAQAEHDAFADVLRSRGIEVLYLDQLAAEALEQPEVRSQFIDEMLEASKQGGRRVTDALKAYLEAMPTHDMIRKVMAGVRKDEITLPPEHHTQLHTMVESNHYPFYLDPMPNLYFTRDPGATIGDGLTINRMHWPARRRESLFLEYIIHHHPRFKDAQVPVWYDRDNRFSMEGGDELVLSKTTMAIGISERTTAEAIEKMATELFKKSDFTRVIAIEIPKSHAFMHLDTVFTMIDYDTFTIHPEIRDSGGKLNMYILERDENSDYPRITKETDLEHVLRTALSLDKVTLLECGAGDEIAAAREQWNDGSNTLAIAPGVVVTYDRNYVTNQALRDHGIEVIEVSGSELGRGRGGPRCMSMPLVREDI; this is encoded by the coding sequence ATGAATCAGCCGCTGCATATTACCTCTGAGATCGGGACATTAAAGACGGTACTGCTGCATCGACCGGGGGAAGAGCTGGAAAACCTGACACCGCAATATCTCACTTCGCTCCTTTTTGATGATATCCCATATCTAAAACAAGCTCAGGCCGAGCACGATGCTTTTGCCGACGTGCTGCGAAGTCGGGGAATTGAGGTGCTGTATCTCGACCAACTGGCTGCCGAAGCGCTCGAGCAGCCGGAAGTACGCAGCCAATTCATCGATGAAATGCTGGAAGCCTCCAAGCAAGGTGGTCGCCGCGTGACCGACGCGCTCAAGGCATATCTCGAAGCCATGCCAACCCACGATATGATACGAAAGGTGATGGCCGGCGTACGTAAAGATGAGATCACGCTTCCGCCCGAGCACCACACCCAACTGCATACGATGGTAGAAAGCAATCATTATCCGTTTTATCTCGACCCGATGCCAAACCTCTACTTTACGCGCGATCCGGGCGCGACAATCGGTGACGGCCTGACGATCAACCGTATGCACTGGCCGGCACGTCGTCGTGAATCGCTGTTTTTGGAATACATTATCCATCACCACCCACGCTTCAAGGATGCGCAGGTGCCGGTGTGGTACGACCGTGACAACCGCTTTTCGATGGAGGGGGGCGACGAACTGGTACTGAGCAAAACGACTATGGCGATCGGTATCAGTGAGCGCACCACGGCGGAAGCAATCGAAAAGATGGCTACCGAATTGTTTAAAAAATCCGATTTTACAAGAGTCATCGCGATCGAGATACCGAAATCGCACGCTTTTATGCACCTCGACACCGTCTTTACGATGATCGACTATGATACCTTCACGATCCATCCCGAAATCAGGGACAGTGGCGGCAAGTTAAACATGTACATACTTGAGCGCGACGAAAACTCAGACTATCCGCGTATCACCAAAGAAACCGACCTCGAGCATGTGCTACGTACGGCGCTGTCGCTCGATAAAGTCACTCTACTCGAATGCGGAGCAGGCGATGAAATCGCTGCTGCCCGCGAGCAGTGGAATGATGGCTCCAACACGCTCGCTATTGCACCCGGTGTAGTCGTGACGTATGATCGCAATTATGTGACCAACCAAGCCTTGCGCGACCACGGTATCGAGGTAATCGAAGTATCGGGCAGTGAGCTTGGCCGTGGGCGCGGTGGCCCGCGCTGTATGAGTATGCCGCTGGTACGGGAGGATATCTAA
- a CDS encoding ornithine carbamoyltransferase (RAAC3_TM7_1_363): protein MDESLRGRSLLTLNDYSPAEIRLLLDTTHEYKRLKKAGTAHRVHEGKNIALLFEKTSTRTRVAFTVAANDLGIAPEFLGMNDIQLGKKESVEDTAKVLGRMFDGIEFRGFSHSTVEGLAKHAGVPVWNGLTDEYHPTQILADFMTLEEHIGDLKGLKLVFVGDGRNNMANSLLLGSAQMGLDFRIAAPKSLHPDPQLVEMAHGFANESGATITITDDIQEAVQGADAIYTDVWVSMGEEDHYAERIELLRAFQVNADMLRMTGNENVKFLHCLPAFHDLETATAKKVNEQYGLTEMEVTDEVFRSSASIVFDQAENRMHSIKAVIALTV, encoded by the coding sequence ATGGACGAGAGCTTGCGAGGACGCTCGCTCCTAACACTGAATGATTATTCGCCGGCCGAAATTCGGCTGCTGCTTGATACGACGCACGAATATAAACGGCTGAAAAAAGCTGGCACCGCGCACCGGGTACACGAAGGCAAAAATATCGCACTGCTGTTTGAGAAAACCTCGACCCGCACCCGCGTGGCCTTTACCGTGGCGGCTAACGACCTAGGGATTGCACCCGAATTTTTGGGCATGAACGATATCCAGCTCGGCAAAAAAGAATCGGTGGAGGATACGGCCAAAGTGCTCGGACGGATGTTTGACGGTATCGAATTCCGTGGCTTTTCCCACAGTACTGTCGAAGGACTCGCCAAACATGCCGGCGTGCCGGTTTGGAATGGCCTGACTGACGAGTACCACCCGACACAGATCTTGGCCGATTTCATGACACTAGAAGAGCATATTGGCGACCTGAAAGGGCTAAAACTGGTGTTTGTCGGTGATGGCCGTAACAATATGGCTAATAGTTTGCTGCTTGGCTCTGCCCAAATGGGGCTTGATTTCCGGATCGCCGCACCAAAAAGCTTACACCCCGACCCTCAGCTCGTCGAGATGGCACACGGTTTTGCCAACGAATCTGGGGCAACGATTACCATTACCGATGATATCCAGGAAGCGGTGCAAGGCGCCGATGCTATCTACACCGACGTATGGGTATCGATGGGTGAAGAGGATCACTATGCCGAGCGCATTGAATTACTGCGCGCTTTCCAGGTAAATGCCGACATGTTGCGCATGACCGGCAATGAAAACGTTAAATTTCTCCACTGTCTCCCAGCCTTTCACGACCTCGAGACAGCGACGGCTAAAAAAGTTAACGAGCAGTATGGGTTAACAGAAATGGAGGTAACCGACGAGGTATTTCGTTCATCTGCCAGTATCGTATTTGATCAGGCGGAAAATCGTATGCACAGTATCAAAGCGGTCATCGCTTTAACAGTATAA
- a CDS encoding hypothetical protein (RAAC3_TM7_1_364), whose protein sequence is MTDEINTQKKSRRKWRMPSAFGILFGLIAVVALLTWVVPSGQYTQTEPTDGSDPTPIAGTYKEVPKVHDVDGEATDVRQGFWEVFQAPILGTTEAIDVVLFVLIIGGFLGVTMKTGALDAFLGRVVSNMKGREKWLIPVLMTLFALGGTTYGMQEETIAFYALVIPVMLAAGYNGMVAALVIILGAGVGVLGSTINPFSTGIASGFANVSIGDGIIERLVILVLSLLAAIWFVMRYAAKVKKGEYKDDSRLKASAVTTSATVPELTGRRKAVLTVFGLAFVIMVIAVIPWEFKFGITFFADMANWLKDIPVLGLSLGAILPLGDWWFNELSMLFFVAALIIGLIYYTRMPSKEGSGGFVDTFIAGARDLLAVALIIGLARGISVIMNHGEIMATFINYGEQLLHSVPSVLLPAVAFVVYLPLSFLIPSTSGLATASMPIMAPLADFANIDRHLIVTAFATSEGVINLIAPTVASVVGGLALAKVAYGTYLRRTWKLMLVLSVISLVVMIVSALI, encoded by the coding sequence ATGACAGACGAAATCAATACGCAAAAAAAGTCCAGACGAAAATGGCGAATGCCCTCAGCGTTTGGTATCCTATTTGGCTTAATCGCCGTTGTCGCACTACTCACGTGGGTGGTTCCATCAGGACAGTACACACAAACCGAACCAACTGATGGTAGTGACCCGACACCGATTGCCGGTACCTACAAAGAAGTACCGAAAGTTCATGATGTTGACGGTGAAGCAACTGATGTTCGCCAAGGGTTCTGGGAAGTGTTCCAAGCCCCAATTCTCGGTACGACTGAGGCGATCGATGTCGTTCTCTTCGTGCTAATCATCGGTGGTTTCCTCGGTGTTACCATGAAAACCGGTGCGCTTGACGCCTTCCTCGGTCGTGTTGTCAGCAACATGAAGGGTAGGGAGAAGTGGCTTATCCCTGTGCTAATGACGTTGTTTGCGCTCGGTGGCACAACCTACGGTATGCAGGAAGAAACAATCGCATTTTATGCGCTGGTTATCCCTGTTATGCTCGCTGCCGGCTATAACGGCATGGTGGCTGCACTGGTAATCATACTTGGTGCCGGTGTTGGTGTGCTCGGCTCGACTATCAACCCATTCTCGACTGGTATCGCCTCTGGATTTGCGAATGTTTCGATCGGTGATGGCATCATCGAACGACTCGTCATCCTGGTACTGTCACTACTGGCGGCAATCTGGTTTGTTATGCGCTACGCTGCCAAGGTTAAAAAGGGTGAATACAAAGATGACTCACGCTTAAAAGCTTCGGCCGTTACCACGTCAGCAACTGTTCCAGAACTAACTGGCCGCCGCAAGGCAGTCTTAACCGTCTTTGGCCTGGCTTTTGTCATCATGGTGATCGCGGTGATCCCATGGGAATTCAAGTTCGGCATCACCTTCTTTGCTGATATGGCCAACTGGCTCAAAGACATTCCGGTGTTGGGCTTGAGCCTTGGCGCTATCTTGCCGCTGGGTGACTGGTGGTTCAACGAGCTATCGATGTTGTTCTTTGTCGCTGCGCTGATCATCGGCTTGATCTACTACACGCGTATGCCCTCTAAGGAAGGGAGTGGCGGCTTTGTCGATACCTTTATCGCCGGTGCACGCGACCTGCTGGCCGTTGCTTTAATCATTGGTCTGGCGCGTGGTATCTCGGTCATTATGAACCATGGCGAGATCATGGCAACCTTCATTAATTACGGTGAACAACTTTTGCATTCAGTACCATCAGTACTACTACCGGCCGTTGCCTTCGTGGTATACTTGCCGCTGTCATTCCTGATTCCTTCAACTTCAGGTCTGGCAACCGCTTCGATGCCAATCATGGCACCGCTGGCTGACTTCGCCAATATCGACCGTCATCTCATCGTTACGGCCTTTGCGACATCGGAAGGTGTTATCAACCTGATCGCTCCAACCGTTGCTTCAGTCGTCGGTGGACTGGCGCTGGCCAAAGTTGCGTATGGTACCTACCTACGCCGCACCTGGAAACTTATGCTGGTGCTTTCGGTCATTAGCCTTGTCGTGATGATCGTTTCAGCGTTAATCTAA
- a CDS encoding carbamate kinase (RAAC3_TM7_1_365): MPLTTVIALGGNALQQKGEASADAQKRVARLTVTQLVPLLQAGHRLVIVHGNGPQIGNIVLHEEAINTEEVPTLPLDSGVAMSQGLIGYWLQQALMSELKRVGMAVPVVTTVTQIVVDAHDPAFNDPTKPIGPFYATEAEAKTHTGAVKEDAGRGWRRVVPSPTPQHILEVETVKRLMQAGVVVIAAGGGGIPVVETESGYSGVEAVIDKDFSAAVLADAIQADRLLILTSVDAAMRSYGTSEQAAIGDSSIAEMEQYITEGHFKAGSMLPKVQASIQFAQKDPNRQAIITSLQGVGDALDGKTGTVIHQ; this comes from the coding sequence ATGCCGCTTACAACCGTGATAGCACTTGGCGGCAACGCCTTACAACAAAAGGGGGAGGCGAGTGCTGATGCTCAAAAGCGCGTCGCTCGTCTCACCGTGACGCAGCTAGTGCCCCTCCTTCAAGCGGGGCACCGCTTGGTAATTGTCCATGGCAATGGTCCGCAGATCGGTAATATCGTCTTGCACGAAGAAGCAATCAATACCGAGGAAGTACCAACGCTACCACTTGATAGTGGGGTGGCAATGAGCCAAGGTTTAATCGGCTACTGGCTGCAACAAGCGCTGATGAGTGAGCTGAAACGGGTCGGGATGGCCGTACCCGTCGTAACGACTGTTACTCAGATAGTGGTGGATGCGCATGATCCGGCATTTAATGACCCCACCAAGCCGATCGGACCCTTCTATGCCACCGAAGCCGAGGCCAAAACACACACCGGAGCCGTAAAAGAAGATGCTGGCCGCGGCTGGCGCCGAGTCGTGCCATCGCCTACGCCGCAACATATTTTAGAAGTTGAGACGGTCAAACGGCTAATGCAAGCAGGGGTAGTAGTGATTGCTGCTGGCGGCGGTGGTATTCCGGTGGTTGAAACCGAGTCTGGCTACAGCGGCGTCGAAGCAGTCATCGATAAAGATTTTAGTGCGGCAGTGCTAGCCGACGCTATCCAGGCCGATCGCCTGCTCATCTTGACCTCTGTTGACGCTGCGATGCGTAGTTACGGCACGTCAGAGCAAGCCGCAATCGGCGACAGTAGCATTGCCGAGATGGAGCAGTATATTACCGAAGGTCACTTCAAAGCTGGCAGTATGTTGCCGAAAGTCCAAGCATCTATTCAATTTGCTCAAAAAGACCCGAACAGACAGGCGATTATTACGTCGCTACAGGGGGTCGGCGATGCACTCGACGGCAAGACCGGTACAGTGATTCATCAATAG
- a CDS encoding CTP synthase (RAAC3_TM7_1_366) — MEETKLSWGKQKYIFVTGGVLSGVGKGITAASIGAVLQAKGAYVSIQKCDPYLNVDAGLLNPAEHGECFVTKDGAETDLDLGHYERFLDIELTQKNATLAGRLLTDLIADERAGKMRGKTVQLVPHLTTAIQKSILIAGDGSDVHIVEIGGTVGDYEGLSFIEAIREFAMKVGRQNCMYIHVVYVPFIGTSKEFKSKPAQNALNDLRGFGIVPDAVIVRTDEPAPVSIARKIALFGGLQERAVLMMPNVDSVFRIPEGIAKSSLMQILNEFTGNETTPDLTKWHELVERQRAPKGKTVTVGMVAKYMDNEDTYISVLEALKAAAWQEGVGLDIKWINAETATDEDFASVDGLVVPGGFGVRGIEGKIAAATYALEHKTPYLGLCLGLQVAVIAAARRSGLKAANSNEFDPTTSTNVVYLMEGQAGKESTGGTLRLGDYPAQLKKGSKAAAAYGTTDVIERHRHRYEVNQKFTEAIENGGLMISGTSPDGKLVEFVEAKDKAHPYFVATQAHPEFKSRPFKAHPLFTGFIANTVG, encoded by the coding sequence ATGGAAGAAACAAAACTTTCGTGGGGAAAACAGAAATACATATTCGTTACGGGGGGAGTTCTCTCGGGGGTAGGGAAAGGTATCACGGCTGCGAGCATCGGTGCAGTGCTGCAGGCCAAAGGTGCATACGTTTCCATTCAAAAGTGTGACCCGTATCTCAATGTAGATGCGGGTCTTTTGAATCCTGCGGAGCACGGCGAATGCTTCGTCACGAAAGACGGCGCCGAGACCGACCTCGATCTTGGTCACTACGAGCGCTTTCTCGACATCGAGCTGACGCAGAAAAATGCGACGCTGGCTGGTCGGCTGCTAACCGACCTCATCGCTGACGAACGCGCCGGCAAAATGCGTGGCAAAACTGTACAGCTGGTGCCGCACCTGACGACAGCGATACAGAAATCGATCTTGATCGCCGGTGACGGCAGTGATGTCCATATCGTTGAAATCGGTGGGACGGTTGGTGACTATGAGGGTCTGAGCTTTATTGAGGCAATCCGTGAGTTCGCTATGAAAGTCGGCCGTCAGAACTGTATGTATATCCATGTGGTGTATGTGCCCTTTATCGGCACAAGCAAGGAGTTTAAGAGCAAACCGGCGCAAAATGCGCTCAATGATCTGCGCGGTTTTGGTATTGTGCCTGACGCGGTGATCGTCCGTACTGATGAGCCGGCGCCAGTGTCAATAGCACGTAAAATCGCACTTTTTGGTGGTCTGCAGGAGCGAGCGGTACTGATGATGCCAAATGTTGACAGCGTGTTTCGTATTCCGGAAGGCATCGCCAAGAGTAGCTTGATGCAGATTTTAAATGAATTTACAGGCAATGAAACCACGCCGGATCTTACTAAATGGCACGAGCTCGTGGAGCGCCAGCGTGCGCCAAAAGGCAAGACGGTGACCGTCGGTATGGTGGCTAAATACATGGACAACGAAGACACCTACATTTCGGTACTCGAGGCGCTCAAAGCCGCCGCGTGGCAGGAGGGTGTGGGGCTGGATATCAAGTGGATTAATGCCGAGACGGCAACCGATGAAGATTTTGCCAGTGTCGACGGTTTGGTTGTGCCCGGTGGCTTTGGAGTGCGCGGCATTGAAGGCAAGATTGCCGCTGCCACGTATGCGTTGGAGCATAAAACACCGTATCTCGGCCTCTGCCTTGGCCTACAAGTGGCAGTGATAGCTGCAGCTCGTCGTAGTGGTCTGAAAGCCGCTAATAGCAATGAATTCGACCCAACCACGTCAACGAATGTCGTGTACTTGATGGAAGGGCAGGCCGGTAAAGAATCAACTGGTGGCACGCTACGCCTTGGCGATTATCCAGCACAGCTCAAGAAAGGCTCAAAAGCGGCCGCAGCGTACGGCACGACAGATGTAATCGAACGTCACCGCCATCGCTACGAGGTGAATCAAAAGTTTACCGAAGCTATTGAAAACGGTGGCCTAATGATCAGCGGCACCTCGCCCGACGGCAAACTTGTGGAATTTGTCGAAGCTAAAGATAAGGCGCACCCGTACTTCGTGGCCACCCAGGCTCACCCGGAGTTTAAGAGCCGACCATTCAAGGCGCATCCACTGTTTACGGGATTCATTGCTAATACGGTAGGTTGA
- a CDS encoding hypothetical protein (RAAC3_TM7_1_367): MHKRHGFTIVELLIVIVVIAVLAAITIVAYSGFQERARNTQVITGAQTYYKAFLNYQTVNSAIPAQSGCLGANYPSNNCWTGTPVRSVNGSLDSLLQEFVPNKPTLATSLLSLDGTNNRAGLVFIYNYPAAGQGELRYYLDGNNQSCNISAFTAVNEGNLTYCYYRFT, encoded by the coding sequence ATGCATAAGCGCCATGGTTTCACTATCGTCGAACTACTTATTGTGATCGTGGTGATCGCAGTTCTCGCAGCTATCACGATCGTGGCGTATAGCGGCTTCCAGGAGAGAGCCAGGAACACCCAGGTTATCACTGGCGCTCAAACGTATTACAAAGCATTCCTAAACTATCAAACGGTAAACTCAGCAATACCTGCACAAAGTGGCTGTCTTGGAGCAAATTATCCTAGCAATAATTGCTGGACAGGAACACCGGTGCGATCAGTAAATGGGTCTCTCGACTCTCTATTGCAAGAGTTCGTGCCAAATAAACCTACCTTAGCAACTTCTTTACTATCTCTGGATGGGACTAATAACAGAGCAGGGTTGGTATTCATTTATAATTACCCAGCAGCTGGTCAAGGTGAATTGAGGTACTATCTCGATGGTAATAACCAAAGCTGCAACATCTCCGCGTTTACTGCAGTAAACGAAGGCAACCTAACCTACTGCTATTATCGATTCACGTAA
- a CDS encoding hypothetical protein (RAAC3_TM7_1_368) encodes MLMFKEKESETNMAEEDLNQETTSSDDVTVLRELLHKIRGLSPVSTTDFAYIPADADEASDVLLS; translated from the coding sequence ATGCTAATGTTTAAGGAGAAAGAAAGCGAAACAAACATGGCAGAAGAAGATCTCAACCAAGAAACGACCAGTAGTGATGACGTCACGGTACTGCGCGAATTGCTCCACAAAATCCGTGGCTTAAGCCCCGTCTCTACCACTGATTTTGCTTATATTCCAGCTGATGCCGACGAAGCATCAGACGTTTTGTTATCTTAG
- a CDS encoding hypothetical protein (RAAC3_TM7_1_369) produces MDMNSKPSPVVPVNENTRQQLLLYAVRMAAWLAILFFSRSILLVTGITLMIPITLFLFSLLGSMPDAWPALWRIFYWPWALTGRTSFDENDISLLVGSWAVLTTVVISVVQKLLPSFKVKFRSVFLTITAVYAVTLVGILIDTAPQDRVFAFGALFVLYIVCIGSISLSRILHAVSAFLKNSSSSSL; encoded by the coding sequence ATGGACATGAACTCTAAACCTTCTCCGGTTGTCCCCGTAAACGAAAATACGCGTCAGCAACTTTTGCTCTATGCCGTTCGCATGGCTGCTTGGCTAGCAATACTCTTTTTCTCGCGGAGTATACTGCTCGTAACGGGCATAACTCTCATGATACCGATTACCTTGTTCCTGTTCTCCCTGCTTGGGTCGATGCCCGATGCCTGGCCAGCCTTATGGCGCATATTCTACTGGCCGTGGGCGCTCACCGGTCGCACCAGCTTTGATGAAAATGATATTAGCCTACTCGTGGGTAGCTGGGCAGTGCTTACCACGGTGGTTATATCAGTCGTTCAAAAGTTACTGCCGTCGTTTAAGGTAAAGTTTCGTTCCGTATTTTTAACCATCACGGCGGTTTATGCCGTCACCCTGGTCGGAATTCTTATAGACACCGCTCCTCAAGATAGGGTATTTGCTTTTGGGGCACTATTCGTCCTGTACATCGTGTGTATCGGCTCAATCAGTCTTTCGCGGATACTCCATGCCGTATCGGCATTTTTAAAGAATAGCTCAAGCTCTTCCCTGTAG
- a CDS encoding Arginine-tRNA ligase (RAAC3_TM7_1_370), with protein sequence METIIANVVRNLYDADIEIQLTRPEPKFGDYATNVALQLAKPLGKNPRELAEKIATTLRESGDFKAVEVAGPGFINLTLSDEALLAEAEQLPLLLRRGQKVVIETNNPNPFKAMHIGHAMNAIVADTVANLIEGSGAETHRVSYHGDIGLHVGKSMYSLLRYVDGDITRLMTMPDTEHNSFMSRMYAEGSHAYKEDEAARAEIDELARQSFTQDDPLYAQVYDICKNWSFNQIDEIVGLLGNVPIEKRYLESEADARGVPTVKAHVPDVFVESDGALVFEGSKYGAFDNVFVTKRGLGLYGARDLGLMQLKNDDYHAEKSYIVTAEEQRDYFKGVIAAAELCLPELKDVTVNISTGTVKLTTGKMSSRSGEVVEISWLFEQVAQAIRTRGGEPTDELIAGALRYQFLKVHIGGDIVFDINEAVSLQGNTGSYLQYAYARAHSIITKSTADASKPETLTESERLLVRKISEYGLTVGRAMNELAPHGICTYLYELAQEFNRFYEKERIIGDTRESERRYIVKQYMDTLARGLRLLGIIAPETM encoded by the coding sequence ATGGAAACGATTATTGCAAATGTAGTTCGCAATCTCTATGATGCGGATATAGAAATTCAGCTAACTCGACCTGAGCCAAAATTTGGTGACTACGCGACAAATGTTGCTTTGCAGCTGGCAAAACCCCTCGGAAAAAACCCGCGCGAGCTTGCGGAAAAAATCGCCACCACACTACGAGAGAGTGGTGACTTCAAAGCAGTTGAAGTGGCTGGCCCTGGCTTTATTAATCTGACGTTGAGCGATGAGGCATTGCTGGCCGAAGCGGAGCAGTTACCATTGCTTCTGCGTCGCGGTCAAAAAGTGGTCATTGAAACGAACAACCCAAATCCATTCAAGGCAATGCATATCGGTCACGCCATGAATGCTATTGTTGCCGACACTGTTGCGAACTTGATTGAGGGAAGCGGCGCTGAGACACACCGCGTCAGCTATCATGGTGATATTGGCCTGCATGTTGGTAAGAGTATGTACAGTTTGCTGCGATATGTAGATGGCGACATCACTCGTCTCATGACGATGCCGGATACCGAACACAATAGCTTTATGAGCAGAATGTATGCCGAGGGTTCGCACGCCTACAAAGAAGATGAGGCGGCAAGAGCGGAGATTGATGAGCTTGCCAGGCAATCATTTACGCAGGATGATCCACTGTATGCACAGGTGTATGACATATGTAAAAACTGGAGCTTTAACCAAATTGACGAGATCGTTGGCTTACTCGGTAACGTTCCGATAGAGAAGCGCTACCTAGAGAGCGAAGCTGATGCTCGCGGCGTGCCAACCGTAAAAGCGCACGTGCCAGATGTTTTTGTCGAATCAGATGGTGCACTGGTATTTGAGGGGAGTAAATACGGCGCCTTCGATAATGTGTTTGTGACCAAACGTGGGCTAGGGCTTTATGGAGCACGCGACCTAGGGCTAATGCAGCTAAAGAATGATGATTATCATGCCGAAAAAAGCTATATTGTGACCGCTGAAGAGCAGCGCGATTACTTCAAGGGTGTCATTGCTGCGGCTGAGCTGTGTTTACCAGAGCTCAAAGACGTGACGGTAAATATCTCGACCGGTACGGTCAAACTAACCACTGGCAAGATGAGCTCGCGTAGCGGTGAGGTAGTTGAAATCTCCTGGCTATTTGAGCAAGTTGCCCAGGCCATTCGAACTCGCGGTGGTGAGCCGACCGACGAGCTGATTGCAGGCGCTTTGCGCTACCAGTTTCTGAAGGTGCACATTGGCGGCGACATCGTCTTTGATATCAACGAAGCCGTCAGCCTACAAGGCAATACTGGCTCGTACTTGCAGTATGCCTATGCCAGAGCGCACAGTATTATAACTAAATCAACGGCCGACGCAAGTAAGCCCGAAACATTAACCGAGAGCGAGCGGCTACTAGTTCGTAAGATAAGCGAGTATGGCTTGACAGTAGGGCGAGCGATGAATGAACTTGCACCACATGGTATATGCACCTATCTCTACGAGCTAGCCCAAGAATTCAATCGATTTTACGAAAAAGAGCGGATTATCGGTGACACGCGCGAGAGTGAGCGGCGTTATATCGTCAAGCAATACATGGATACGTTGGCTCGGGGCTTGCGCTTGCTGGGCATCATTGCACCAGAGACGATGTAG
- a CDS encoding hypothetical protein (RAAC3_TM7_1_371), producing MDTNDLDDIVLGVIEVAYMEGRPLTYAVGPLSDRRIKQEFRARNLIAPMDRLCGSINRLAQMGVLRKVPTGAQMIGSGSCGTRPYDIVELEPI from the coding sequence TTGGACACCAACGACTTGGATGATATTGTTCTCGGTGTCATCGAAGTGGCCTACATGGAAGGGCGGCCGTTGACCTATGCGGTCGGACCGCTGTCGGATCGCCGTATCAAGCAGGAGTTCCGTGCTCGCAACCTCATCGCACCGATGGATCGGTTGTGCGGTAGTATCAACCGTCTCGCGCAGATGGGGGTACTCCGCAAGGTTCCCACTGGTGCGCAGATGATTGGCAGTGGGAGCTGCGGCACGCGGCCGTACGACATCGTGGAGCTTGAGCCCATCTGA
- a CDS encoding Large-conductance mechanosensitive channel (RAAC3_TM7_1_372): MAQKSANQAAAEAKREAAAARKEAARARTEAAKARVSRFGSGHAAGFVDFIRQQGVVGLAVGLAIGAAAGASVKAIVEGFVTPLVRLIVGTESRFESAVWHVKIGTHQADFAWGAVISSLITLLATALVIYAVVHGAKLDRLDKKK; the protein is encoded by the coding sequence ATGGCACAAAAGTCAGCAAATCAGGCGGCCGCAGAGGCCAAACGCGAAGCTGCCGCTGCACGCAAGGAAGCTGCTCGGGCAAGAACCGAGGCTGCTAAGGCTCGCGTCTCTCGTTTTGGGAGTGGTCATGCGGCCGGTTTTGTGGATTTCATTCGTCAGCAAGGTGTTGTCGGCCTAGCGGTCGGTCTGGCGATCGGTGCCGCCGCCGGTGCGAGCGTCAAGGCGATCGTTGAAGGCTTTGTTACACCACTGGTACGGCTTATTGTTGGTACTGAAAGCAGGTTTGAATCTGCGGTCTGGCATGTCAAGATTGGTACACATCAGGCTGACTTTGCTTGGGGAGCGGTGATATCCTCACTGATTACTCTGTTGGCAACCGCTTTAGTCATCTATGCCGTCGTCCACGGTGCGAAACTCGACCGTCTAGATAAAAAGAAGTAA
- a CDS encoding NADPH-dependent FMN reductase (RAAC3_TM7_1_373), translating into MKINIIVGSIRGSRGSDKVANWVKTSADEAGLGAEFTIVDLKDYDLPLFAESQLPMAQQNRQETGAVKEWLDAMSDADGFIFVTPEYNHGIPSALKNAIDYLDFQLMKKPIAIASHGAMGGARANEQLRLIINSNLGGLPISNSVTLKAPVAFEEVVGDNGRLVEQYVREQKPLDSLLENIVWYTEALKTAREK; encoded by the coding sequence ATGAAAATAAATATTATTGTCGGGAGCATTCGGGGAAGTAGGGGGTCAGACAAGGTAGCAAACTGGGTGAAAACTAGCGCTGATGAGGCTGGTCTTGGTGCAGAGTTTACGATCGTTGACTTAAAAGATTATGACCTGCCGCTATTTGCCGAGTCACAGCTGCCGATGGCGCAGCAAAACCGTCAAGAAACGGGTGCTGTGAAAGAGTGGCTGGACGCCATGAGCGATGCCGATGGTTTTATTTTTGTAACGCCGGAGTACAATCATGGTATACCAAGTGCACTCAAGAATGCGATTGATTATCTCGATTTTCAGCTCATGAAAAAGCCGATTGCTATCGCCAGTCACGGTGCGATGGGCGGTGCACGGGCTAACGAACAGTTGCGACTGATCATCAACAGTAACCTGGGCGGTCTGCCGATTTCGAACAGCGTCACTTTGAAGGCGCCGGTCGCGTTTGAAGAGGTCGTAGGTGACAATGGCCGCCTGGTTGAGCAGTATGTCCGCGAGCAGAAACCGCTCGACAGTTTGCTCGAGAATATCGTCTGGTACACCGAGGCACTCAAGACTGCGCGGGAAAAATAA